A window of Fictibacillus halophilus contains these coding sequences:
- the nadC gene encoding carboxylating nicotinate-nucleotide diphosphorylase: MNPLLLKKQLQEFLIEDIGSGDLSASLFEDHTEVTATIIAKENGVFAGGQILSIGYELIDRTVQTNIFVSEGEQFEAGTVLAEITGRRQSVLSGERVILNLLQRLSGIATITAEAVACCEGETRICDTRKTTPGLRMLEKYAVRCGGGYNHRFGLYDTVMLKDNHLAGFPSIQEAVETARKKCGHTVKIEVETETEKQVIEAVLAGADIIMFDNCSPEEIKQRLTHVPSNIITEASGGITIDEIKEYSRAGVDYISLGYLTHSYKALDISMNVKGVVKHDFTKNFF; this comes from the coding sequence ATGAATCCATTATTGCTGAAAAAACAGCTGCAGGAATTTTTAATTGAAGATATTGGATCAGGAGATTTGTCAGCGTCTCTTTTTGAAGATCATACAGAAGTGACAGCAACCATTATTGCTAAAGAAAATGGGGTATTTGCTGGTGGTCAAATTTTGTCTATTGGATATGAATTGATTGATAGAACCGTGCAAACGAATATATTTGTCAGCGAGGGAGAACAATTCGAGGCAGGAACGGTATTAGCTGAAATCACGGGTAGAAGACAAAGTGTTCTATCAGGTGAAAGAGTCATACTGAACCTTTTGCAACGTCTATCAGGTATAGCGACGATCACTGCCGAAGCTGTTGCTTGTTGCGAAGGTGAAACTCGTATTTGTGATACTAGAAAGACAACACCTGGATTAAGGATGTTAGAAAAGTATGCGGTGCGCTGCGGAGGAGGGTACAACCACAGGTTCGGACTCTACGACACGGTGATGCTGAAGGACAATCACTTAGCAGGATTTCCCTCTATTCAGGAAGCTGTTGAGACGGCTCGTAAAAAGTGTGGACACACCGTTAAGATAGAAGTGGAAACAGAGACAGAAAAACAAGTGATTGAAGCAGTCTTAGCTGGAGCGGATATCATTATGTTTGATAACTGTAGCCCTGAAGAGATTAAACAAAGACTTACACATGTACCTTCGAATATTATTACCGAAGCATCTGGCGGAATTACTATTGATGAGATCAAGGAATATAGTCGAGCAGGTGTTGATTATATTTCTCTTGGTTACTTAACTCACTCTTATAAAGCACTAGATATTAGCATGAATGTTAAAGGAGTTGTAAAACATGACTTTACTAAAAACTTTTTCTAA
- the nadB gene encoding L-aspartate oxidase yields the protein MKHYEADVLIIGGGIAGLMAAEYLSSHKNVIVITKFSAEQSNSFLAQGGISAAIDKEDSWAEHFLDTLKAGHHHNDQEAVKQLVKEGESVVRTLTEWGVNFDRHENGSYMLGKEGGHNRNRIVHAGGDQTGKKVIDALIRRVRNNVKIVSHQYAVDLIIQDHKCMGVYCKDNENQTTIYQAKNTILAGGGYAGIYETTSNAFGSDGSVLCMAYRAGVELSDLEFVQFHPTLLSGRVPAGLITEAVRGQGGILVNSSGVPFMRDVHPLKDLAPRDIVSKRLFQEIHVHGEKVFLDISSIIDFKSKFPGVTKICETAGIEVNNGLIPVSPGAHFTMGGIVTDQTGKTSLRGLYAIGECANTGVHGANRLASNSLLEGAVFAKAAANSILSSETTDMKPPTFKRRKTLEQKSIQHGDLLHENEIQLLMDKYAGIVRSKSELMSAAKTLDLRSWTPALIKEPLPVIKRVNMQTIAWLTVTSCLKREESRGSHYRKDFPSQKKEWDSKKIIRSLWHDESIIAEKTAAGIFN from the coding sequence ATGAAACATTACGAAGCAGATGTTTTAATTATCGGCGGAGGAATCGCTGGTTTAATGGCTGCTGAATATTTAAGCTCGCATAAGAATGTGATAGTTATCACAAAGTTTTCTGCAGAACAATCAAATTCTTTTTTAGCTCAAGGCGGAATTTCTGCAGCAATAGATAAAGAGGACTCTTGGGCGGAGCATTTTCTAGATACGCTAAAAGCGGGGCACCATCATAATGATCAAGAGGCGGTCAAACAGCTTGTGAAAGAAGGCGAAAGTGTCGTTCGTACACTTACTGAGTGGGGAGTGAACTTTGACCGGCATGAGAACGGTTCTTATATGTTAGGTAAAGAAGGGGGACATAACCGGAATCGCATCGTTCATGCTGGAGGAGATCAAACGGGTAAGAAAGTGATTGATGCCTTAATTCGACGAGTAAGAAACAACGTTAAGATTGTTAGCCACCAATATGCAGTTGATTTAATCATTCAAGATCATAAGTGTATGGGTGTGTATTGTAAGGATAATGAAAATCAGACCACTATTTATCAAGCGAAAAATACGATATTGGCAGGTGGTGGTTATGCGGGGATCTATGAAACGACTTCTAATGCATTTGGATCGGATGGGAGCGTTTTATGCATGGCATACCGAGCAGGCGTTGAACTTTCGGATTTGGAGTTTGTTCAGTTCCACCCAACCCTTTTATCAGGGAGAGTGCCTGCAGGATTGATCACCGAAGCTGTTCGAGGACAAGGTGGAATATTGGTCAATTCAAGTGGAGTTCCTTTTATGAGGGATGTTCATCCGTTAAAAGACCTTGCACCGAGAGATATCGTATCTAAGAGGCTTTTTCAAGAGATTCATGTACACGGTGAGAAGGTGTTCTTAGACATTTCTTCGATTATAGACTTTAAAAGTAAATTTCCTGGAGTGACCAAGATCTGTGAGACTGCTGGTATCGAAGTGAACAATGGGCTGATCCCAGTCTCTCCCGGTGCTCATTTTACGATGGGTGGAATTGTTACAGATCAAACCGGTAAGACCTCGTTGAGAGGGCTATATGCGATTGGAGAATGTGCGAATACCGGAGTACATGGTGCCAATCGATTAGCCAGTAATTCTCTCCTTGAAGGAGCAGTTTTTGCAAAAGCGGCGGCAAACAGTATCCTTTCATCGGAAACAACGGATATGAAGCCTCCAACTTTTAAAAGAAGGAAGACGCTCGAACAAAAATCAATTCAGCATGGCGATCTCTTGCATGAAAATGAGATTCAACTTCTTATGGATAAATATGCGGGAATCGTTAGAAGTAAAAGTGAATTGATGAGTGCCGCAAAAACCCTAGACCTACGTTCGTGGACACCTGCTCTGATCAAAGAACCACTACCTGTTATCAAGAGGGTCAATATGCAAACAATCGCATGGTTGACTGTAACAAGTTGTCTTAAGCGAGAAGAAAGCAGAGGCAGTCATTATCGAAAAGATTTTCCATCTCAGAAGAAAGAATGGGACTCAAAAAAAATAATAAGGAGTTTGTGGCATGATGAATCCATTATTGCTGAAAAAACAGCTGCAGGAATTTTTAATTGA
- a CDS encoding IscS subfamily cysteine desulfurase, with protein sequence MIYLDYAATTPLSESALKAFIQTSKTYFHNTESLHEGGLAARDLLEHARCSLAELLNKESEGIYFTGGGSDGNFLAITSLAHGANYKGKHIISSNVEHPSVDYVLKFLEKNGYEITRVPVQKNGKISINTLLSSIRPDTILVTIQHVNSETGIVQDIKEIGEYLRNRGVLFHSDCVQSFGKWDKSYFHSMRIDAFTMSAHKINGPKGTGAVYLSPSVHIAPLLAEVTHERGFRAGTVDLPSIAAFVTAAEEAFHLQHDRYQHAVDMRKQLKSSILTDKNIIFEGNDDSSPFIIPIRAKGMEGQIVMQELDRLKIAVSTGSACKNGQQAPSKTLLALGRTESEAHELVRISTSHQTTSEEIALLQKALIEITNTFRSVSEVITR encoded by the coding sequence TTGATATATCTTGATTATGCAGCAACTACACCCCTGTCAGAATCAGCGCTTAAAGCGTTTATTCAAACATCCAAAACGTATTTTCATAATACAGAGAGTCTTCACGAGGGAGGTCTAGCAGCTCGTGATTTGTTGGAACATGCACGATGTTCTTTAGCAGAGTTGTTAAATAAAGAAAGTGAAGGAATCTATTTTACAGGCGGGGGCTCTGACGGAAATTTTCTAGCTATTACTTCATTAGCACATGGAGCAAACTATAAAGGTAAGCATATTATCTCTTCAAATGTAGAACACCCATCTGTTGATTATGTTCTGAAATTTTTAGAGAAGAATGGGTACGAGATAACAAGAGTACCCGTACAAAAAAATGGGAAGATTTCGATCAACACGTTGCTGTCCTCTATTCGTCCAGACACCATTCTCGTCACCATTCAGCATGTGAACAGTGAAACTGGAATCGTTCAGGATATCAAAGAGATCGGTGAGTATTTAAGAAATCGTGGTGTTTTGTTTCATAGTGATTGTGTTCAATCCTTCGGAAAATGGGATAAAAGCTATTTTCATTCTATGAGAATAGATGCTTTTACAATGTCTGCTCACAAGATAAACGGACCTAAGGGAACTGGTGCCGTATACCTCTCCCCATCTGTTCACATTGCTCCTCTTCTTGCTGAAGTCACACATGAACGTGGATTCCGAGCAGGCACTGTTGATCTGCCATCGATAGCTGCTTTTGTTACAGCAGCAGAAGAGGCATTCCATTTACAGCATGATCGCTATCAGCATGCAGTTGACATGCGTAAACAACTAAAATCGTCTATACTTACAGATAAGAACATTATCTTTGAAGGTAACGATGACAGTTCTCCTTTTATCATTCCAATACGTGCTAAAGGGATGGAGGGCCAGATCGTGATGCAAGAACTGGACCGATTAAAAATCGCTGTTTCTACAGGATCTGCGTGCAAGAACGGGCAACAAGCACCTTCTAAAACTTTACTTGCACTTGGAAGAACTGAGAGTGAAGCACATGAACTGGTTCGAATTTCAACCAGTCATCAGACGACCTCTGAAGAAATAGCTTTACTTCAAAAAGCACTTATTGAAATAACAAATACATTCAGATCTGTTAGTGAGGTAATAACAAGATGA
- a CDS encoding transcription repressor NadR, whose product MSNEKLKGDERRSQLIAWLMKSDKPLSGSILATKTNVSRQVIVQDMSLLKASGEPIMATAQGYIYLKNDSKKQFSRVIAANHSPEETASELTTIVDYGVTVEDVTVEHPVYGDIKASLKLSTRKDVEDLIKRLRETNASLLSELTEGIHMHTLSSDSEEKLDKACGALREKGFLL is encoded by the coding sequence ATGAGTAACGAGAAATTAAAAGGTGATGAAAGACGTTCGCAGCTCATAGCCTGGCTGATGAAATCCGACAAACCACTTAGTGGTTCGATTCTTGCCACTAAAACGAATGTTAGCAGACAGGTTATCGTACAAGACATGTCACTTTTAAAAGCAAGCGGCGAGCCGATTATGGCAACAGCTCAAGGCTATATTTATTTAAAGAACGACTCAAAAAAACAATTCTCTCGCGTGATTGCCGCAAATCATTCACCAGAAGAAACAGCGAGTGAACTAACAACGATTGTGGATTATGGCGTTACAGTCGAAGATGTTACCGTTGAACACCCTGTTTATGGTGACATTAAAGCTTCACTCAAGCTCTCTACTCGAAAGGATGTTGAAGATTTGATCAAACGTCTTAGAGAAACGAATGCCAGCCTTTTAAGTGAATTAACAGAAGGTATTCATATGCACACTCTCTCATCAGACTCAGAAGAGAAACTAGATAAAGCTTGTGGTGCTTTAAGGGAAAAAGGGTTTTTATTATAA
- a CDS encoding ACT domain-containing protein → MKNDHQYYMVREDVLSESMQKALEAKSLLDRGKVKTVAEAAEKVGLSRSAFYKYRDGIFPFHTMVKEKIITLSLHLEDRSGALSSLLTVVASQGCNVLTINQTIPLQGRAHITLTIETNMLQGDMKDLLTTLNRMETVERVEVVGTGA, encoded by the coding sequence ATGAAAAATGATCATCAATACTATATGGTAAGAGAAGACGTTTTGTCCGAATCTATGCAAAAAGCGTTGGAAGCAAAGTCTCTCTTAGATCGAGGAAAAGTTAAGACAGTGGCAGAAGCTGCTGAAAAAGTGGGCTTGAGTAGAAGTGCATTTTACAAATACCGTGATGGAATTTTTCCGTTTCATACGATGGTAAAAGAGAAAATTATTACACTTTCGCTTCACCTTGAAGACAGATCCGGTGCCCTGTCAAGCCTGCTAACGGTTGTTGCTTCCCAAGGTTGCAACGTATTAACGATTAATCAGACGATTCCCTTGCAGGGACGTGCACATATTACATTGACGATTGAAACGAACATGCTTCAAGGAGATATGAAGGACTTGTTGACCACATTAAACCGCATGGAAACAGTAGAACGAGTTGAAGTAGTAGGAACTGGCGCATAA
- the obgE gene encoding GTPase ObgE: MFVDQVKIYLKAGDGGNGMVAFRREKYVPDGGPAGGDGGKGANVIFEVEEGLRTLMDFRYNRHFKAPRGEHGMSKGMHGKKANDMIVKVPPGTVVTDANTGETIADLVHHQQQAIIAKGGRGGRGNTRFATPANPAPEIAENGEPGEEREVTLELKVLADVGLVGFPSVGKSTFLSIVSAAKPKIAEYHFTTITPNLGVVAVEDGRSFVMADLPGLIEGAHEGIGLGHQFLRHIERTRVILHVIDMSGMEGRDPYDDFVKINDELNQYNMRLMERPQIVLANKMDIPGAEENLEIFKEKVGEDVKVFPISAISRQGIREVLFTTADTLEVTPEFPLIHDDGGEQQRVLYKHEKEDAGFYITRDPAGIFVINGPKIEKLFKMTDFSREEATKRFARQMRTLGVDQALRDRGAEHGDVVRILKYEFEFID; the protein is encoded by the coding sequence ATGTTTGTCGATCAGGTCAAGATTTATTTAAAAGCAGGTGACGGCGGAAACGGAATGGTAGCATTTCGCCGTGAAAAATACGTTCCAGACGGTGGTCCTGCAGGTGGTGACGGAGGAAAAGGAGCAAACGTAATCTTTGAAGTAGAAGAAGGCTTACGAACGCTTATGGACTTTCGTTACAACCGTCATTTTAAAGCCCCTCGAGGGGAACATGGTATGTCTAAGGGCATGCATGGAAAAAAAGCGAACGATATGATTGTTAAAGTTCCTCCTGGTACTGTCGTGACAGATGCTAATACGGGAGAGACGATTGCTGACCTCGTACATCATCAGCAGCAAGCGATCATCGCTAAAGGCGGTCGAGGGGGCCGTGGAAACACTCGTTTTGCTACTCCTGCAAATCCGGCTCCAGAAATTGCTGAGAACGGTGAACCAGGTGAAGAACGAGAAGTAACATTAGAGTTGAAAGTCTTAGCTGACGTAGGTTTAGTAGGATTTCCGAGTGTAGGGAAATCAACCTTCTTATCGATCGTATCAGCAGCTAAGCCCAAAATCGCTGAGTACCATTTTACAACGATCACTCCTAACTTAGGGGTTGTTGCTGTCGAAGATGGAAGAAGCTTTGTAATGGCTGATCTTCCAGGTTTAATTGAGGGTGCTCATGAAGGTATAGGACTTGGACATCAATTCTTAAGACATATTGAACGAACGCGTGTTATTCTACATGTTATCGACATGTCCGGAATGGAAGGACGAGATCCTTATGATGATTTCGTAAAGATCAACGATGAGCTTAATCAATACAACATGCGATTAATGGAACGTCCTCAAATTGTTCTTGCTAACAAAATGGACATTCCAGGTGCTGAAGAAAACCTGGAAATTTTCAAAGAAAAAGTGGGAGAAGACGTAAAGGTATTCCCAATTTCTGCGATTTCTCGTCAAGGTATTAGAGAGGTTCTTTTCACAACAGCAGATACGCTTGAAGTTACACCTGAGTTCCCACTTATTCATGATGATGGTGGCGAACAGCAGAGGGTTCTATACAAGCATGAAAAAGAAGATGCTGGCTTCTATATCACTCGTGATCCTGCAGGTATTTTTGTTATCAATGGTCCGAAGATTGAAAAGCTGTTTAAGATGACAGACTTTTCCCGAGAAGAAGCAACAAAGCGTTTTGCAAGACAAATGCGTACACTTGGTGTTGATCAAGCGTTACGTGATCGCGGAGCAGAGCATGGTGATGTTGTTCGAATCTTAAAATACGAGTTCGAATTTATCGATTAA
- a CDS encoding Spo0B domain-containing protein — protein MSNKWTTVDLLRHARHDWLNQLQLIKANLSLGRTERAKEIMNEVIELSREESRISNLKTPNLSEYLLTYNWLKHPVKLYGKVNGESGDFSLFEEELLHTTKEVCDVLNNSISGYDEYSLTVTFDPAALRVCYTFQGALTDEKDTYEVLRNIFSTHKSMLLIESYNQENKCYFDIQLTS, from the coding sequence ATGTCAAACAAATGGACAACTGTCGATCTTTTGCGCCACGCCAGGCATGACTGGCTAAACCAGCTACAGCTTATTAAAGCAAACCTATCACTTGGCCGCACAGAGCGGGCAAAAGAGATTATGAATGAAGTTATTGAACTATCACGGGAAGAATCAAGAATCTCTAACCTGAAAACCCCGAATTTATCGGAGTACTTATTAACATATAATTGGTTGAAGCATCCGGTGAAATTGTATGGAAAAGTAAATGGTGAAAGCGGGGATTTCAGCTTATTTGAAGAGGAATTGTTACATACGACGAAAGAAGTATGCGATGTGTTGAATAATTCCATTTCGGGTTATGATGAATACTCACTTACTGTTACATTTGATCCTGCAGCTCTTCGAGTCTGTTATACCTTTCAAGGGGCGCTAACAGATGAGAAGGATACGTATGAAGTATTGAGAAATATTTTTTCAACACATAAAAGCATGTTACTCATCGAAAGCTATAATCAGGAAAATAAGTGTTATTTTGATATTCAGTTAACTTCCTAA
- the rpmA gene encoding 50S ribosomal protein L27, which produces MLKLNLQYFASKKGVGSTKNGRDSQSKRLGAKRADGQFVSGGSILYRQRGTKIYPGTNVGKGGDDTLFAKVDGVVRFERYGRDRKKVSVYPIAQEA; this is translated from the coding sequence ATGCTTAAATTAAACCTTCAATACTTTGCCTCTAAAAAAGGGGTAGGTAGCACAAAGAATGGTCGTGACTCACAGTCTAAGCGTCTAGGCGCTAAGCGTGCTGATGGACAATTCGTTTCTGGTGGTTCAATTCTTTACCGTCAACGTGGTACTAAGATCTATCCTGGTACAAACGTAGGTAAAGGCGGAGATGACACACTATTTGCTAAGGTAGACGGAGTTGTACGTTTCGAACGTTATGGCCGTGACCGCAAAAAGGTAAGTGTTTACCCAATCGCGCAAGAAGCGTAA
- a CDS encoding ribosomal-processing cysteine protease Prp — MILVSIYRNKDQDILSFTMEGHADFAPHGQDLVCAAATAVSFGTINAIEKLCGYEPEVTTHEDGGFLTLSVPNNLDDSIHQKTQWLLEGMIVSLASIEEGYSEYIKLTEHEGGATNA, encoded by the coding sequence ATGATTCTAGTTTCTATATACAGGAACAAAGATCAAGACATACTTTCGTTTACGATGGAAGGACATGCTGACTTCGCTCCACATGGCCAAGATTTGGTTTGTGCAGCAGCTACAGCGGTGTCGTTCGGAACGATCAATGCGATAGAGAAGCTTTGCGGCTATGAGCCAGAAGTGACTACTCATGAAGATGGTGGTTTTCTAACGTTAAGCGTGCCGAATAATCTTGATGATTCTATACATCAAAAAACACAGTGGCTTTTGGAAGGCATGATTGTATCTCTTGCTTCAATTGAAGAAGGATACAGCGAGTATATAAAATTGACTGAACATGAAGGAGGTGCAACGAATGCTTAA
- the rplU gene encoding 50S ribosomal protein L21, protein MYAIIQTGGKQVRVEEGQAIYVEKLDVEAGASVTFEDVLMVGGDSLKVGAPLVEGATVTATVEKHGRGEKVVVYKFKAKKNYRRKQGHRQPYTKVVIEKING, encoded by the coding sequence ATGTACGCAATTATTCAAACTGGTGGTAAGCAAGTTCGAGTTGAAGAAGGTCAAGCGATCTATGTTGAAAAACTAGATGTTGAAGCTGGAGCGTCAGTAACATTCGAGGATGTATTGATGGTAGGTGGAGATAGCTTGAAAGTAGGAGCTCCTTTAGTTGAAGGTGCTACAGTTACGGCAACAGTTGAAAAACATGGCCGTGGCGAAAAAGTGGTTGTCTACAAGTTTAAGGCGAAGAAGAACTACCGTCGTAAGCAAGGACACCGTCAACCATACACAAAAGTTGTGATTGAAAAAATTAACGGGTAA
- a CDS encoding Rne/Rng family ribonuclease: MQRVVINAIGMEKRTALVENEKLIECAVHRPTKSPLTGNIYKGKVQKVLPGMQAVFVDIGTRKNGFLHKDDLPAYQQLSSEEQKKVSISSLIKEGESILVQVVKEETGDKGAKLTALISFTGHLLVYFPFTPHVGISKKIKESHRPMLQEWGDSVISSNEGLIIRTGCEKFPEVEMNQELESLRRQLNEVQKSFDAKKAPALIVQPHFFYPLLERWLNHDVEEILVDDYDTYHHVKEYAASFQNPFSVKLYNEKEPLFRKLGIETDIEKTLSPLVWLKNGSSLYFNVTEALTVIDVNTGKFTGKKDRSKTIVETNKIAAKEIMKQLRLRNIAGMIVIDFITMQSNEDKEQINKVMREALKNDSATIILHGFTKMGLFEMTRKKERPSLLETLATRFDRHMMDGYIIRPETFYYEMDRVMKEYTYEDDEALWIEVPRHYSEWLKKNPDKLKLLENQHGITVIVSIGSSNREMTVRQSGKIVEIRSRMLKDSH, encoded by the coding sequence ATGCAGCGTGTAGTAATTAATGCAATAGGAATGGAAAAACGAACAGCTTTGGTAGAGAATGAAAAACTTATAGAATGTGCTGTTCATAGACCAACGAAAAGTCCATTAACAGGAAACATCTATAAGGGTAAAGTACAAAAGGTATTGCCTGGCATGCAAGCTGTATTTGTAGATATTGGAACTAGAAAGAACGGCTTTCTTCATAAAGATGATCTGCCTGCTTATCAACAGCTTTCAAGTGAGGAACAAAAGAAAGTATCCATCTCGAGCCTTATAAAAGAGGGAGAATCGATCCTAGTCCAAGTCGTTAAAGAAGAGACGGGAGATAAAGGCGCAAAATTAACAGCCCTCATCTCGTTTACAGGTCATCTTCTCGTTTATTTTCCGTTCACTCCTCACGTTGGAATATCAAAAAAGATAAAAGAATCTCATCGCCCGATGCTGCAAGAATGGGGAGATTCTGTCATAAGTAGTAACGAAGGATTGATCATTCGAACGGGTTGTGAAAAATTTCCTGAAGTAGAAATGAATCAAGAGCTTGAAAGCCTGAGAAGACAGTTGAATGAAGTTCAAAAAAGCTTTGATGCGAAAAAGGCACCAGCTCTTATCGTACAACCACATTTTTTCTATCCACTTTTAGAGAGATGGCTGAACCATGACGTGGAAGAGATCTTAGTGGATGACTATGATACGTATCATCATGTCAAAGAGTATGCTGCTTCTTTTCAAAATCCATTTTCCGTGAAGCTGTATAACGAAAAAGAACCTCTTTTTCGTAAATTAGGAATTGAAACAGACATCGAAAAAACACTTTCACCACTTGTATGGTTAAAGAATGGTTCATCTCTTTATTTTAATGTGACAGAAGCATTGACCGTAATCGATGTGAATACCGGTAAATTTACTGGAAAAAAAGATCGATCGAAGACTATAGTTGAAACCAATAAGATCGCTGCTAAAGAAATCATGAAACAGCTTCGATTACGTAACATTGCCGGCATGATCGTCATTGACTTTATTACGATGCAATCAAATGAAGACAAGGAACAAATTAATAAAGTTATGCGAGAAGCATTAAAGAACGATTCTGCGACGATAATTTTGCACGGCTTTACGAAAATGGGTTTGTTTGAGATGACTAGAAAAAAAGAGCGACCTTCATTACTTGAGACGCTTGCCACAAGGTTCGACCGCCATATGATGGATGGTTATATCATTCGTCCAGAAACCTTTTATTATGAGATGGATCGTGTAATGAAAGAATACACATACGAAGATGATGAGGCATTGTGGATTGAGGTGCCACGCCACTATTCTGAATGGTTGAAAAAAAATCCGGACAAGCTTAAACTTTTAGAGAATCAACATGGTATAACAGTGATTGTTTCTATCGGTTCGTCAAACCGGGAAATGACAGTCAGACAATCAGGAAAAATAGTTGAAATAAGAAGCAGGATGTTAAAAGATTCACATTGA
- a CDS encoding site-2 protease family protein: MIKIIMEFIRKIKINPAFWVVIFGAVYTGHFREIIVWFFVVLIHEMGHFAGARLFNWRVSRIDLLPFGGAAVVEEHGTRPIHEEVWVAVLGPLQHIWLTGVAYILSQANLISADDFYWFFLLNLTLFLFNLLPIWPLDGGKVIFALVSKWIPYRDAQQKFLIASGALLVIGSAWQLSLQPSHLNLWVICLFLGLAHVLEWRSRHYVFMRFLLNRMQQSNIKGTRTIIVPPTWTLSKVTHHLVKGVSHSIVIKNFNLTTINEKQLLEAYFHNHSPECAIGKVFR; the protein is encoded by the coding sequence TTGATTAAAATAATAATGGAATTCATACGAAAAATAAAGATTAATCCTGCCTTTTGGGTTGTCATTTTCGGTGCAGTCTATACGGGGCATTTTAGGGAGATTATCGTCTGGTTTTTCGTCGTTCTTATTCATGAGATGGGTCATTTTGCTGGTGCCCGTCTTTTTAATTGGAGAGTTTCGAGAATAGATCTACTTCCTTTCGGAGGCGCCGCCGTAGTTGAAGAACATGGAACACGTCCGATTCACGAAGAGGTTTGGGTAGCTGTTCTTGGTCCGTTACAACACATTTGGCTTACGGGAGTCGCCTATATCTTAAGTCAAGCTAACCTCATCTCTGCTGATGATTTTTATTGGTTTTTTCTTTTAAACCTAACCCTATTTTTATTTAACCTTCTTCCAATATGGCCACTCGATGGTGGAAAAGTAATATTTGCTCTTGTATCAAAATGGATTCCATACAGGGATGCACAACAGAAATTTTTAATAGCGTCTGGTGCTTTGTTGGTAATAGGCAGCGCATGGCAGCTTTCTTTACAACCATCACATTTGAACCTTTGGGTAATCTGTCTTTTCTTAGGCTTAGCTCATGTTTTGGAATGGCGTAGCAGACATTATGTATTTATGCGGTTCTTGTTGAACAGAATGCAGCAATCAAACATAAAAGGGACCCGTACGATTATCGTACCTCCAACATGGACGCTTTCAAAAGTTACTCATCACTTGGTAAAAGGAGTTTCGCATTCTATCGTCATTAAAAATTTTAATCTTACAACGATCAATGAAAAACAACTTTTAGAAGCGTATTTTCATAATCATTCTCCTGAATGTGCAATCGGAAAAGTTTTTCGTTAG
- a CDS encoding M23 family metallopeptidase, giving the protein MKNRADEIRKKYGNISKNGSSKESSTVISSRDEPEKSHPLFNRHAMLMQIMFSIILFLIVGIAFKNNNDHTVQAQKFIKHVYQDEFQFAAAKDWYEDKFGKPLALFPKDKLQKEKKTEEVSEVFAVPADGKVYETFSTNGKGIVIETGKEEDVETSKSGYIVYAGKKEDLGYTVIIQHSDEQESWYGELKEIDKSIKLYNYVESGTRLGKVSGSKDGKSGKFYFAIKKDKSFIDPSKVIDID; this is encoded by the coding sequence ATGAAAAATAGAGCAGATGAAATCCGAAAGAAGTACGGTAATATTTCTAAGAACGGCAGTTCAAAAGAAAGTAGTACGGTTATCTCATCTAGGGACGAACCGGAAAAATCTCATCCTCTATTCAACCGTCATGCTATGTTAATGCAGATCATGTTTTCAATTATCTTATTCTTAATAGTAGGAATTGCATTTAAGAATAATAATGATCATACCGTACAAGCACAAAAGTTTATCAAACACGTCTATCAAGATGAATTTCAGTTTGCGGCTGCAAAAGATTGGTATGAAGATAAATTTGGAAAACCATTAGCTTTATTTCCAAAAGATAAGTTACAGAAAGAAAAGAAAACGGAAGAAGTCAGTGAAGTATTTGCTGTTCCCGCAGATGGAAAGGTATATGAGACATTCAGTACGAACGGCAAAGGAATCGTGATTGAAACGGGCAAAGAGGAAGATGTCGAAACATCGAAAAGTGGTTACATCGTATATGCTGGAAAAAAAGAAGACTTGGGTTATACCGTAATCATTCAACACTCGGACGAACAAGAATCGTGGTATGGAGAACTTAAGGAAATTGATAAGTCCATAAAGTTATATAATTATGTAGAAAGCGGTACACGATTAGGTAAAGTATCCGGAAGTAAGGATGGGAAGTCGGGTAAATTTTACTTTGCGATTAAAAAAGACAAAAGTTTCATTGATCCTAGCAAGGTGATTGATATTGATTAA